Proteins encoded within one genomic window of Oncorhynchus masou masou isolate Uvic2021 chromosome 1, UVic_Omas_1.1, whole genome shotgun sequence:
- the LOC135548374 gene encoding semaphorin-7A-like isoform X2, producing the protein MPSLLHCSRDVSFLRIHLSGNNSRIELLHGPHDNIVYATGSINLFQTNFHSSMTSTMGPVFGEGCRSNDPTSPDCHYNITVLCKTKDPNQLFLCGTNGQQHTLCCYMNPSEDPFICTPSKDIQDIKQHINEREPSLLIGSPEVEQFYTTHSGTERSVGINRFGKKKLWTENSGTEQRYVSLVASGQREDRLQDRLYAFYIEKNRGPCLGCDLWVPWVAQVCMADLGGPKSYLQFRWTSKLSARLFCGDHDSRLYFTQLVDVNTVLAERWQDTRVYALFRNGWGMSAVCVYTIEDIDHIFKTSNFTGHTGSVPSPRPGECVKDSTKLPMEVLKMADKVSEMKEGVTSGPLLVTHQYYHHICVDRVQGKGNVLFLSLENGGIHKVLERDGQVFVIAELQPFNYSAHILSMMLHSSTGKLYLASSRELVQIDLGSCEQYGAQCEDCVLARDPYCGWDGSHCTAATNKTIQDVENGNHQVCSNISRGVTASKVYFPRSPVGAADEIRIPLSSKYFLSCPTLSSHAEYSWRHHGNTTATPCISTGSEHQCLLLIESMGPEQQGTYSCVSEERGYHRTLVQYKLQLDSGATGLASPRLACLGLVLTLVLTLLC; encoded by the exons ATGTGAGCTTCCTAAGAATCCACCTGTCTGGGAATAACAGCCGTATAGAGCTCTTGCATGGCCCTCATGACAACATAGTATATGCTACAGGCAGCATAAACCTGTTCCAGACAAACTTCCACAGTTCTATGACCTCTACAATG GGTCCTGTGTTTGGAGAGGGTTGTAGAAGTAATGATCCCACATCACCA GACTGTCACTATAACATCACTGTTTTATGCAAGACTAAAGATCCAAACCAACTGTTCCTGTGTGGAACCAATGGACAACAACACACATTGTGCTGTTACATG AACCCATCAGAAGACCCGTTTATCTGCACTCCATCCAAGGACATCCAAGACATTAAACAACACATAAATGAAAGAGAGCCGTCACTCCTCATTG GTTCTCCTGAGGTAGAGCAGTTCTACACCACTCACTCAGGCACAGAGCGTTCCGTGGGGATCAACAGGTTCGGGAAGAAGAAGCTATGGACAGAAAACAGTGGAACAG AACAGAGATATGTGAGTTTGGTGGCTAGCGGGCAGAGAGAGGATCGTCTGCAGGACAGACTATATGCTTTCTACATAGAGAAGAACCGAGGCCCGTGTTTGGGCTGTGATCTCTGGGTTCCCTGGGTTGCTCAAGTCTGCATG GCTGATCTTGGAGGGCCCAAGTCTTATCTGCAGTTCAGGTGGACCTCCAAGCTGAGTGCCAGGCTCTTCTGTGGAGACCATGACAGCAGGCTGTACTTCACCCAGCTTGTGGACGTGAACACTGTTCTGGCAGAGAGGTGGCAGGATACCAGGGTCTATGCACTCTTCAGGAATGGCTG GGGTATGAGTGCTGTATGTGTCTACACCATAGAAGATATTGACCACATCTTTAAAACCTCCAACTTCACTGGGCACACGGGGTCCGTTCCAAGCCCACGACCTGGGGAG TGTGTTAAAGACAGTACTAAACTCCCCATGGAAGTCCTGAAGATGGCGGACAAGGTTTCAGAGATGAAGGAGGGGGTCACCAGTGGGCCTCTCCTGGTCACTCACCAGTATTACCACCACATCTGCGTGGACAGAGTCCAAGGCAAAGGGAATGTCCTGTTTCTGTCTTTAG aGAATGGAGGGATTCATAAGGTTCTGGAGAGGGATGGTCAAGTCTTCGTCATCGCTGAGTTACAACCTTTTAACTACAGCGCACACATCCTCAGTATGATGTTGCACTCCTCCACG GGGAAGCTGTATCTGGCCTCCAGCAGAGAGCTGGTTCAGATTGACCTGGGCAGCTGTGAGCAGTATGGAGCCCAGTGTGAAGACTGTGTCCTGGCCAGAGACCCCTACTGCGGCTGGGACGGCAGTCACTGCACCGCAGCTACAAA TAAGACAATTCAGGATGTGGAGAACGGGAACCATCAGGTATGCAGCAACATATCCAGAGGAGTTACTGCAAGTAAag TTTACTTTCCAAGGTCACCAGTTGGCGCTGCAGATGAAATCAGAATTCCTCTATCTTCAAAGTACTTCCTCAGTTGCCCAACCTTGTCCAGCCATGCGGAGTACAGCTGGAGGCACCATGGCAACACCACAGCAACACCGTGCATCTCCACAGGGTCAGAGCACCAGTGTCTCCTGCTAATAGAGAGCATGGGCCCTGAGCAGCAGGGAACATACAGCtgtgtgtctgaggagagaggctaCCACAGGACCCTGGTGCAATACAAGTTACAGCTAGACAGTGGGGCCACAGGCCTGGCCTCTCCCCGCTTGGCTTGTctgggtctggtactaacactggTCCTGACTTTGCTCTGCTAG
- the LOC135548374 gene encoding semaphorin-7A-like isoform X1, translating to MSLLALFAVFLGLFFPVKASDVSHKPRVTLTDKDVSFLRIHLSGNNSRIELLHGPHDNIVYATGSINLFQTNFHSSMTSTMGPVFGEGCRSNDPTSPDCHYNITVLCKTKDPNQLFLCGTNGQQHTLCCYMNPSEDPFICTPSKDIQDIKQHINEREPSLLIGSPEVEQFYTTHSGTERSVGINRFGKKKLWTENSGTEQRYVSLVASGQREDRLQDRLYAFYIEKNRGPCLGCDLWVPWVAQVCMADLGGPKSYLQFRWTSKLSARLFCGDHDSRLYFTQLVDVNTVLAERWQDTRVYALFRNGWGMSAVCVYTIEDIDHIFKTSNFTGHTGSVPSPRPGECVKDSTKLPMEVLKMADKVSEMKEGVTSGPLLVTHQYYHHICVDRVQGKGNVLFLSLENGGIHKVLERDGQVFVIAELQPFNYSAHILSMMLHSSTGKLYLASSRELVQIDLGSCEQYGAQCEDCVLARDPYCGWDGSHCTAATNKTIQDVENGNHQVCSNISRGVTASKVYFPRSPVGAADEIRIPLSSKYFLSCPTLSSHAEYSWRHHGNTTATPCISTGSEHQCLLLIESMGPEQQGTYSCVSEERGYHRTLVQYKLQLDSGATGLASPRLACLGLVLTLVLTLLC from the exons ATGTGAGCTTCCTAAGAATCCACCTGTCTGGGAATAACAGCCGTATAGAGCTCTTGCATGGCCCTCATGACAACATAGTATATGCTACAGGCAGCATAAACCTGTTCCAGACAAACTTCCACAGTTCTATGACCTCTACAATG GGTCCTGTGTTTGGAGAGGGTTGTAGAAGTAATGATCCCACATCACCA GACTGTCACTATAACATCACTGTTTTATGCAAGACTAAAGATCCAAACCAACTGTTCCTGTGTGGAACCAATGGACAACAACACACATTGTGCTGTTACATG AACCCATCAGAAGACCCGTTTATCTGCACTCCATCCAAGGACATCCAAGACATTAAACAACACATAAATGAAAGAGAGCCGTCACTCCTCATTG GTTCTCCTGAGGTAGAGCAGTTCTACACCACTCACTCAGGCACAGAGCGTTCCGTGGGGATCAACAGGTTCGGGAAGAAGAAGCTATGGACAGAAAACAGTGGAACAG AACAGAGATATGTGAGTTTGGTGGCTAGCGGGCAGAGAGAGGATCGTCTGCAGGACAGACTATATGCTTTCTACATAGAGAAGAACCGAGGCCCGTGTTTGGGCTGTGATCTCTGGGTTCCCTGGGTTGCTCAAGTCTGCATG GCTGATCTTGGAGGGCCCAAGTCTTATCTGCAGTTCAGGTGGACCTCCAAGCTGAGTGCCAGGCTCTTCTGTGGAGACCATGACAGCAGGCTGTACTTCACCCAGCTTGTGGACGTGAACACTGTTCTGGCAGAGAGGTGGCAGGATACCAGGGTCTATGCACTCTTCAGGAATGGCTG GGGTATGAGTGCTGTATGTGTCTACACCATAGAAGATATTGACCACATCTTTAAAACCTCCAACTTCACTGGGCACACGGGGTCCGTTCCAAGCCCACGACCTGGGGAG TGTGTTAAAGACAGTACTAAACTCCCCATGGAAGTCCTGAAGATGGCGGACAAGGTTTCAGAGATGAAGGAGGGGGTCACCAGTGGGCCTCTCCTGGTCACTCACCAGTATTACCACCACATCTGCGTGGACAGAGTCCAAGGCAAAGGGAATGTCCTGTTTCTGTCTTTAG aGAATGGAGGGATTCATAAGGTTCTGGAGAGGGATGGTCAAGTCTTCGTCATCGCTGAGTTACAACCTTTTAACTACAGCGCACACATCCTCAGTATGATGTTGCACTCCTCCACG GGGAAGCTGTATCTGGCCTCCAGCAGAGAGCTGGTTCAGATTGACCTGGGCAGCTGTGAGCAGTATGGAGCCCAGTGTGAAGACTGTGTCCTGGCCAGAGACCCCTACTGCGGCTGGGACGGCAGTCACTGCACCGCAGCTACAAA TAAGACAATTCAGGATGTGGAGAACGGGAACCATCAGGTATGCAGCAACATATCCAGAGGAGTTACTGCAAGTAAag TTTACTTTCCAAGGTCACCAGTTGGCGCTGCAGATGAAATCAGAATTCCTCTATCTTCAAAGTACTTCCTCAGTTGCCCAACCTTGTCCAGCCATGCGGAGTACAGCTGGAGGCACCATGGCAACACCACAGCAACACCGTGCATCTCCACAGGGTCAGAGCACCAGTGTCTCCTGCTAATAGAGAGCATGGGCCCTGAGCAGCAGGGAACATACAGCtgtgtgtctgaggagagaggctaCCACAGGACCCTGGTGCAATACAAGTTACAGCTAGACAGTGGGGCCACAGGCCTGGCCTCTCCCCGCTTGGCTTGTctgggtctggtactaacactggTCCTGACTTTGCTCTGCTAG